One Gordonia mangrovi genomic region harbors:
- a CDS encoding LLM class flavin-dependent oxidoreductase — protein MSETTVGVVFRPEFTPELLPGAARTADEVGLDELWIFEDCFLNGGISAAAVALANSRRLTVAIGVLPAPMRNVALTAMEIATLCRLYPGRVRIGVGHGVQDWMQQIGAKVASPMTLLREYLTALRALLDGERVTMHGKYVELNDVQLAWPPEQRVELICAATGPKTLRLSGELATATVLASWTTPQMIRDSVVSIDEGRAQRTDTSPHDVITYLQTTFGTNAKDRAIEELRSWGFDVEADLAAYGSPEDVAAAARRWIDAGAGTIVLQPSPDVDINEFVTIAARQVQPLLKALPE, from the coding sequence ATGAGCGAAACCACGGTGGGCGTCGTCTTTCGTCCGGAATTCACACCCGAACTGCTCCCCGGCGCGGCGCGCACTGCCGATGAGGTCGGTCTGGACGAGCTCTGGATCTTCGAGGATTGCTTCTTGAACGGGGGCATCTCGGCCGCGGCTGTCGCCCTCGCGAACAGTCGCCGTTTGACCGTTGCAATCGGAGTGCTGCCCGCTCCCATGCGCAATGTCGCACTGACCGCCATGGAGATCGCAACACTCTGCCGTCTGTACCCGGGGCGCGTGCGCATCGGCGTCGGACACGGCGTGCAGGACTGGATGCAGCAGATCGGCGCCAAAGTGGCCTCCCCGATGACCCTCCTACGCGAGTACCTGACCGCACTGCGCGCACTTCTCGACGGGGAACGCGTCACCATGCACGGCAAGTACGTCGAGCTCAATGACGTGCAACTGGCGTGGCCGCCCGAGCAGAGAGTTGAATTGATCTGCGCTGCGACTGGTCCGAAGACCCTGCGGCTCAGCGGCGAGCTGGCAACAGCGACGGTGCTCGCCAGTTGGACCACACCGCAGATGATCAGGGACTCGGTGGTGAGCATCGACGAAGGGCGGGCCCAGCGCACAGACACCTCCCCGCACGATGTGATCACTTACCTGCAGACTACCTTCGGAACGAACGCCAAGGATCGGGCGATCGAAGAACTTCGAAGCTGGGGGTTCGATGTGGAGGCCGATCTCGCCGCGTACGGTTCACCGGAGGATGTGGCGGCCGCTGCACGGCGATGGATCGACGCTGGTGCCGGCACAATCGTACTGCAGCCGTCCCCCGACGTAGACATCAACGAATTCGTGACCATCGCCGCACGGCAGGTGCAGCCTCTCCTCAAAGCCCTTCCCGAGTAG
- the ltrA gene encoding group II intron reverse transcriptase/maturase, translated as MTEVTWSNFPDRPSPVVADEAPLAASPVKVRRLQRTLWAAAKQSEGRRFHALYDRVYRGDVLWEAWERVRKNKGAAGVDRVTLVAVEDYGVDRMLRELRRDLREGVYRPAPTRRVEIPKPHGGVRPLGIPTVRDRVAQAAAKIVLEPIFEADFLPCSYGFRPKRSAAGAMERLRTGFIEGHRFVVEFDIANYFGEIDHERLLVEVGRRVSDRRVLKLLRLWLQAGVMVQGQVTRTVAGTPQGGVISPLLANIYLHVLDTELSARGVGELVRYADDGVVLCRSAAQAEHALAAVGEILASLGLRLHPDKTKVVDLRDGREGLDFLGCHFRARMSGRLWEQRGIVRYYLHRWPSQTAMTRLRAKVRARTGRNRAGADIRVVIADLNPVLRGWGNYFRTGNAAEKFREIDSYVVRRLFRLQVKKRGRNLRAGQADQWTEEWFNGHGLHRLRGTIRYPKAA; from the coding sequence ATGACCGAGGTGACTTGGTCCAACTTCCCCGACAGGCCATCGCCTGTCGTAGCCGATGAGGCGCCGTTGGCTGCTTCACCGGTGAAAGTGCGACGACTGCAACGGACGCTATGGGCTGCGGCCAAGCAGTCTGAGGGTCGGCGTTTCCACGCTCTATATGACCGTGTCTACAGGGGTGACGTCCTGTGGGAGGCGTGGGAACGAGTGCGTAAGAACAAGGGTGCGGCCGGGGTGGATCGAGTGACCCTGGTTGCGGTGGAGGACTACGGCGTGGACCGCATGCTGCGTGAGTTGCGTCGTGACCTTCGCGAGGGTGTGTACCGCCCGGCGCCGACGCGTCGGGTGGAGATTCCGAAACCACACGGTGGTGTGCGGCCGTTGGGGATTCCCACGGTGCGAGATCGGGTGGCTCAGGCGGCGGCCAAGATTGTGTTGGAACCGATTTTCGAGGCGGATTTTCTGCCGTGCTCGTATGGTTTCCGGCCCAAACGTTCGGCCGCCGGGGCGATGGAACGGTTGCGTACCGGGTTCATCGAGGGTCATCGGTTCGTGGTGGAGTTCGACATCGCGAACTATTTCGGCGAGATCGATCACGAGCGGTTGCTGGTGGAGGTCGGCCGGAGGGTCTCGGATCGGCGGGTGCTTAAACTGCTGCGTTTGTGGTTGCAGGCAGGAGTGATGGTGCAGGGGCAGGTGACGCGGACGGTCGCGGGCACGCCTCAGGGCGGGGTGATCTCCCCGTTGTTGGCCAACATTTATCTGCATGTGCTCGACACCGAGTTGTCTGCCCGTGGGGTGGGCGAGTTGGTGCGCTACGCCGATGATGGTGTGGTGTTGTGCCGCAGTGCGGCGCAGGCTGAGCATGCTTTGGCGGCGGTGGGAGAGATCCTGGCGTCGTTGGGGTTGCGACTGCATCCGGACAAGACGAAGGTGGTCGACCTGCGTGACGGTCGTGAGGGCCTGGATTTTTTGGGTTGTCATTTCCGGGCGCGCATGTCGGGTCGGTTGTGGGAGCAGCGCGGCATTGTGCGTTACTACCTGCATCGATGGCCCAGCCAGACGGCGATGACACGGTTGCGGGCCAAGGTGCGTGCGCGCACAGGCCGAAATCGTGCCGGTGCGGATATCCGCGTGGTGATTGCGGATCTCAATCCGGTGCTGCGGGGCTGGGGTAACTACTTTCGGACCGGTAACGCTGCCGAGAAGTTCCGTGAGATCGACAGTTACGTGGTGCGGCGGTTGTTTCGCTTGCAAGTCAAGAAGCGGGGCCGCAATCTGCGTGCTGGTCAAGCCGATCAATGGACTGAAGAGTGGTTTAACGGGCACGGCCTGCACCGTTTGCGCGGCACTATCCGTTACCCGAAGGCAGCGTAA
- a CDS encoding ABC transporter permease, translated as MTTTATAPETTAPARPASPSIGSWLRNYAIAPIVLLLIIIMSFAAPNFLSVRNFMNLIDQNAPLMLIALGTTFVIISGAFDLSTGQIMSMSGVIAAKVALVLQNPALGLIVGLLVGIPVGLVNGYLVGRLQINSFLTTLATGLTMGGIALLVTQGLSLDLSSSSNFRWLGSHRFGDVPVSVIVIVLTYLILGFLLSRTVFGRHLYSVGSNAEAARLSGIATSRIRIAAYTVGALTAALAGLILVSRTGVGNVYAGASNLTLMAIAAVVIGGTSILGGKGALWRTVLGVLLLALTQNAFNLLSIQPYWQQIVSGLIILAAVILNAGALKR; from the coding sequence GTGACAACAACAGCAACCGCGCCCGAGACGACCGCACCCGCGCGACCTGCATCGCCTTCGATCGGAAGTTGGCTCCGCAACTACGCCATCGCGCCGATCGTGTTGCTTCTCATCATCATCATGTCGTTCGCAGCGCCCAACTTCTTGTCGGTGCGCAACTTCATGAATCTCATCGACCAGAACGCGCCGCTGATGCTCATCGCATTGGGCACCACTTTTGTGATCATCTCGGGAGCGTTCGATCTCTCGACCGGTCAGATCATGTCGATGTCCGGCGTCATCGCGGCGAAGGTGGCGCTCGTTCTTCAGAATCCCGCGTTGGGCTTGATCGTCGGTCTGCTGGTGGGCATTCCCGTGGGCCTGGTCAACGGCTATCTCGTTGGCCGACTGCAGATCAACAGCTTTCTGACGACTCTGGCGACCGGCCTCACCATGGGTGGGATAGCGTTGCTGGTCACCCAGGGCCTGAGCCTGGATCTTTCGAGCAGCAGCAATTTCCGCTGGCTCGGGTCGCACCGCTTCGGTGACGTGCCTGTGTCCGTGATCGTGATCGTGCTCACCTACCTGATCCTCGGATTCCTGCTGTCCCGGACGGTCTTCGGCCGACACCTGTATTCCGTGGGCAGCAATGCGGAAGCCGCTCGGCTCTCCGGTATCGCAACCTCGAGAATCCGCATCGCGGCGTACACCGTGGGTGCGTTGACCGCAGCGCTGGCCGGACTCATCCTGGTCAGTCGCACCGGTGTCGGAAACGTCTACGCCGGGGCCAGCAACCTCACGCTCATGGCCATCGCTGCCGTAGTGATCGGCGGCACCAGCATTCTGGGCGGAAAAGGCGCGCTGTGGCGCACCGTGCTCGGCGTGCTACTCCTCGCCCTGACGCAGAACGCGTTCAACCTCTTGAGCATCCAGCCCTACTGGCAACAGATTGTCTCCGGCCTCATCATTCTGGCGGCAGTCATCCTGAACGCCGGCGCACTCAAACGCTGA
- a CDS encoding sugar ABC transporter ATP-binding protein encodes MSDRMREADGSDADTTELIQLASITKQFGSQKALDGVDLEIRAGEVHALVGENGAGKSTLGKVISGFHLPDSGRMTVAGKPVSYRSPSAALHDGIVTMHQEISLALDCTVIDNVLLGREQHRFGYVAKRRNLEIFDELVERTGFELDPNATAGDLGLPAQQEVEIMRAIARDARLIIMDEPTAALPGEAAAKLHKVVRRLRDSGTSIVYISHFLDEVLDLSDRVSVLRNGRHVRTRDASDYTHTSLISDMLGRSLEANYPEKPAVPANARVILDAKQVRVPGASGPVDVTVRAGEVLGIFGLVGSGRSELAHALFGATKGVEADITLDESPYQPRSPRYALDSGISLLPESRKTEGLFLGLNQRHNVSSAFLKDVSTAGVVNRKREADLTRDALTDMGVDNVDLTADVMRLSGGNQQKVLFGKCLFRTPKLLILDEPTRGVDVGSRRAIYDRVVEFVRSGMAVIVISSELDEVTHLCHRLVVMRGGEIVGSFDPDSADHDKVLQTAFGASEPELADSAPHTKAR; translated from the coding sequence ATGTCCGATCGTATGCGCGAAGCGGACGGCAGCGACGCCGACACGACCGAGTTGATCCAGCTCGCATCCATCACGAAGCAGTTCGGCAGCCAAAAGGCTTTGGACGGAGTTGATCTCGAGATCCGGGCCGGCGAAGTTCATGCGCTTGTCGGCGAGAACGGTGCGGGTAAGTCAACGCTGGGCAAGGTGATCAGCGGGTTTCATCTGCCCGACTCCGGCCGGATGACTGTCGCAGGAAAGCCGGTCAGCTACCGCAGCCCCAGTGCGGCGCTGCACGACGGTATCGTGACGATGCACCAAGAGATCTCACTCGCATTGGACTGCACCGTGATCGACAATGTGTTGCTCGGCAGAGAGCAACACCGATTCGGATACGTCGCCAAGCGACGCAACCTCGAGATCTTCGACGAGTTGGTGGAGCGGACAGGCTTCGAGCTCGACCCCAACGCGACGGCCGGGGACCTCGGCCTACCCGCTCAGCAGGAGGTCGAGATCATGCGCGCGATCGCCCGCGACGCACGCCTCATCATCATGGACGAACCGACTGCGGCTCTTCCTGGAGAGGCCGCCGCCAAGTTGCACAAGGTGGTACGGCGCCTCCGGGATTCCGGCACCTCGATTGTCTACATCTCCCACTTCTTGGACGAGGTCCTCGACCTCAGCGACCGTGTGAGCGTGTTGCGCAACGGACGTCACGTCCGGACTCGGGATGCTTCCGACTACACCCACACCAGTCTGATCTCCGACATGCTCGGCCGGTCGCTAGAAGCGAACTACCCGGAGAAGCCCGCCGTACCCGCGAACGCGCGGGTGATTCTCGATGCCAAGCAGGTTCGCGTGCCGGGCGCCTCGGGACCGGTGGATGTCACCGTGCGCGCCGGAGAGGTCCTCGGCATCTTCGGCCTGGTCGGTAGCGGTCGATCAGAGCTTGCCCACGCGCTGTTCGGTGCAACAAAGGGAGTCGAGGCGGACATCACTCTCGACGAGTCGCCGTACCAACCACGGTCGCCCCGCTATGCCCTCGATTCCGGAATCTCCTTGCTTCCCGAGAGCCGTAAAACCGAAGGCCTCTTCCTCGGGCTGAACCAACGTCACAACGTCAGTTCGGCCTTTCTGAAGGATGTCTCGACTGCAGGTGTGGTCAACCGGAAGCGCGAGGCGGACCTGACCCGTGACGCCCTGACCGACATGGGCGTCGACAACGTAGACCTCACCGCCGACGTGATGCGGCTGTCCGGCGGCAACCAGCAGAAGGTCTTGTTCGGCAAATGTCTGTTCCGGACTCCGAAACTCTTGATCCTTGATGAGCCGACGCGCGGCGTCGATGTCGGATCTAGACGGGCGATCTACGACCGGGTGGTCGAGTTCGTCCGGTCCGGAATGGCCGTCATCGTGATCTCCTCCGAACTCGATGAGGTCACCCATTTGTGCCACCGCCTGGTGGTCATGCGTGGCGGCGAGATCGTCGGTTCGTTCGATCCTGATTCCGCTGACCACGACAAGGTTCTGCAGACCGCTTTCGGAGCTTCAGAGCCTGAGCTGGCAGATTCCGCTCCACACACCAAAGCCCGATAG
- a CDS encoding sugar ABC transporter substrate-binding protein, producing MKRNTRNSALAVMAAATFALTACGNDLAGNSPEPSVAQQENWNEGGEVQIAAPDAEQANGVRIAFLGNSRDNPFSEYMFRAVEDEAQRYGATAEFVGPTNFDAQEQYQLVSDIAVGQQYDVILIIPNDSASITPAVEAAAAAGIPTVALNQPIGPDILSDQIQAEGVVSQIVEDLELNATAMADGTIAACENKDPCKVEVLWGVRSLLFDKVKPDIFYAALADHPNIEIVCETDAEYTQDLGRTQAADCLQANPDLNVIASQADESTRGAESSVVAAGRTVGTGPDDVRLVSSYGTMYAIDQIREGHWDMTTYNRPQSTGRAGVRIALSHLQGDEVPEYVRMEHLDGDPFMLTKEVLDANPQIVGQWEG from the coding sequence ATGAAACGAAACACCCGAAACTCCGCGTTGGCAGTCATGGCCGCGGCCACGTTTGCCCTGACCGCGTGTGGAAATGACCTCGCCGGGAACAGCCCGGAGCCGAGCGTGGCCCAGCAGGAGAACTGGAATGAGGGCGGCGAGGTCCAGATCGCCGCGCCGGATGCAGAACAAGCGAACGGTGTGCGCATCGCCTTTCTCGGAAACTCCAGGGACAACCCCTTCTCCGAGTACATGTTTCGGGCGGTGGAAGATGAAGCCCAGCGTTACGGTGCAACGGCAGAGTTCGTCGGACCCACCAACTTCGACGCGCAGGAGCAGTACCAGCTGGTCTCCGACATCGCCGTCGGCCAGCAGTACGACGTCATCTTGATCATCCCGAACGACAGCGCCAGTATCACACCGGCAGTCGAGGCGGCCGCGGCGGCCGGAATCCCGACGGTGGCATTGAATCAGCCGATCGGCCCCGACATCCTCTCGGACCAGATCCAGGCCGAAGGTGTCGTATCCCAGATCGTCGAGGATCTGGAGTTGAACGCGACTGCGATGGCCGATGGCACCATCGCAGCGTGCGAGAACAAGGACCCCTGCAAGGTCGAGGTCCTCTGGGGAGTGCGGTCACTGCTGTTCGACAAGGTCAAGCCCGACATCTTCTACGCGGCATTGGCCGATCACCCGAACATCGAGATCGTCTGTGAAACCGACGCCGAGTACACACAAGACCTCGGCCGCACCCAGGCAGCCGATTGCCTCCAGGCAAATCCGGACCTGAATGTCATTGCCAGCCAGGCCGATGAGTCGACCAGAGGTGCCGAGAGTTCGGTTGTGGCGGCAGGGCGCACTGTGGGGACGGGACCCGACGACGTCCGGTTGGTGTCTTCCTACGGCACCATGTACGCGATCGATCAGATCCGTGAGGGGCATTGGGACATGACCACCTACAACCGGCCGCAGAGCACTGGTCGCGCCGGCGTCCGTATTGCCCTGTCCCATCTGCAGGGAGACGAGGTGCCGGAATACGTCCGGATGGAACACCTCGACGGTGACCCCTTCATGCTCACCAAAGAGGTCCTCGACGCGAATCCCCAAATCGTCGGTCAGTGGGAAGGCTGA
- a CDS encoding N,N-dimethylformamidase beta subunit family domain-containing protein, translated as MSRIFIRGYCDFPSVRPGDTLDFYVSTDRPAPFSAQLVRLGYKNTEPATDTVERRSDDIHSDYLTFDPVPSNVDGEYEGFPQRTQVGAYIEVPDESGILAGDDGLTVQSFVWSTLPNKTQAIMSRWDESTTTGWSLTLEDGHPTFTVSDGTGVIARVQSDLKLFPEVFYSIVAGFDPAAQKLFIEQRVTMTRTNSRIGFVTPLASDTRVDAEAPISVVAAHAPVILAGLTESVVEQRAWVTDQFNGKLDSPKVFRGLLAPEAIEFLHRGEVPDGVDLLAHWDFSKETTPNGVGNDAITDCSASSLHGTCVNQPDRVMTGWNWDGSEENYKHAPEQYGAIWFHDDSIDDCRWESPIPLHITAEMRSGSYALQVRSGEFEDHIPFFILPPKGLSTAKIAVLIPTLSYLGYANSQDMQNAPATQTIMGLFASIEEKDLELNECPEYGLSTYDYHADGRGVQYSSWRRPLLNMRPRYRHEFGMLWQFPADMQLLGWLDTSGYEYDVITDHDLHAEGKDLLSNYNVVITGTHPEYYSTPMMDAWEDYLADGGRGMYLAGNGFVWVTSVHPDKPWMMEVRKGETGTQAWRARPGEYYHEFSAERGGIWRMRARAPQKTWGTGMSSHGLDVSAGYVQLPDARDPRLEWIFEGIGSDELIGDFGLVNGGAAGLEMDIYDLSLGSPPHAMLLASSHGHSVNAVLVPEEQFFPHAGMNGIEHPRVRADLVYFTTPAGGAVFSASSMTWSGSLPYNNGDNNVAKMTANILRRFMADGPVEELI; from the coding sequence ATGTCTAGAATCTTCATTCGCGGCTATTGCGACTTCCCCAGCGTCCGTCCCGGCGACACCCTGGACTTCTATGTCAGCACTGACCGGCCGGCGCCGTTCTCGGCCCAATTGGTCCGGCTGGGGTACAAGAACACCGAACCCGCCACCGATACCGTCGAGCGACGCAGCGACGACATCCACAGCGACTACCTGACCTTCGATCCGGTGCCCTCGAATGTCGACGGCGAGTACGAGGGTTTTCCCCAGCGTACGCAGGTCGGCGCATACATCGAGGTCCCTGACGAATCCGGCATCCTCGCTGGCGACGACGGGCTGACGGTGCAGTCGTTCGTGTGGTCCACCTTGCCGAACAAGACGCAGGCAATCATGTCCCGGTGGGACGAATCCACCACGACCGGCTGGAGTCTGACACTCGAAGACGGCCACCCCACGTTCACCGTCAGCGACGGAACTGGCGTCATTGCCAGAGTGCAGAGCGACCTCAAGCTGTTCCCCGAGGTCTTCTACTCCATCGTCGCCGGCTTCGATCCCGCCGCCCAGAAGCTGTTCATCGAGCAGCGTGTGACGATGACCAGGACCAACAGCCGGATCGGCTTTGTGACCCCACTGGCGTCGGATACGCGGGTTGACGCGGAGGCCCCCATCTCGGTGGTTGCTGCGCATGCTCCGGTGATCCTCGCGGGCCTCACCGAATCCGTCGTCGAGCAGCGAGCCTGGGTCACCGACCAGTTCAATGGCAAGCTCGATTCTCCGAAGGTGTTCCGGGGCCTACTGGCGCCAGAGGCCATCGAGTTCCTGCATCGCGGAGAGGTTCCCGACGGTGTCGACCTGTTGGCCCATTGGGACTTCAGCAAGGAGACCACCCCGAACGGTGTCGGCAACGACGCGATCACCGACTGCTCGGCGAGCAGTCTGCACGGCACCTGTGTGAACCAGCCCGATCGCGTCATGACCGGCTGGAATTGGGATGGCTCCGAGGAGAACTACAAGCACGCCCCGGAGCAATACGGTGCCATCTGGTTTCACGACGACTCCATCGATGACTGCCGCTGGGAGAGTCCGATCCCACTGCACATCACCGCCGAGATGCGCAGCGGTTCATACGCTTTACAGGTTCGTTCCGGGGAGTTCGAGGACCATATTCCGTTCTTCATCCTGCCGCCGAAGGGACTGAGCACCGCCAAGATCGCGGTACTCATCCCCACGCTGAGCTACCTCGGGTACGCCAACAGCCAGGACATGCAGAATGCCCCGGCAACCCAGACCATCATGGGATTGTTCGCCAGCATCGAAGAGAAGGATCTGGAGCTCAACGAGTGTCCGGAGTACGGACTCTCGACCTACGATTACCATGCGGACGGCCGCGGTGTGCAGTACAGCTCGTGGCGTAGGCCCCTGCTGAACATGCGGCCACGTTACCGACACGAGTTCGGCATGCTGTGGCAGTTCCCTGCCGATATGCAATTGCTCGGATGGCTGGACACCTCCGGCTACGAGTACGACGTGATCACCGATCACGATCTCCATGCCGAGGGCAAGGACCTGCTGTCGAACTACAACGTGGTGATCACCGGAACCCACCCGGAGTACTACAGCACCCCCATGATGGATGCCTGGGAGGACTACCTTGCCGACGGGGGGCGCGGCATGTACCTCGCAGGCAACGGTTTCGTGTGGGTTACGTCGGTGCACCCGGACAAACCGTGGATGATGGAAGTCCGCAAGGGAGAGACGGGAACCCAGGCGTGGCGGGCGCGTCCGGGCGAGTACTACCACGAGTTCAGCGCGGAGCGCGGCGGAATCTGGCGCATGCGTGCGCGTGCTCCGCAAAAGACCTGGGGCACCGGAATGAGCTCCCATGGTCTGGACGTCTCTGCCGGGTACGTACAGCTTCCCGATGCGCGAGACCCGCGCCTCGAGTGGATCTTCGAGGGAATCGGGTCCGATGAGCTGATCGGCGACTTCGGGCTCGTGAACGGTGGTGCGGCCGGCCTCGAGATGGACATCTACGATCTCTCGCTTGGCAGCCCGCCGCACGCAATGCTCCTGGCCAGCTCGCACGGACACAGTGTCAACGCCGTGCTTGTTCCGGAGGAGCAGTTCTTCCCGCACGCCGGGATGAACGGGATCGAGCACCCGCGAGTACGTGCCGACCTGGTCTACTTCACCACACCTGCGGGCGGTGCGGTGTTCAGCGCCTCGTCGATGACGTGGTCGGGCAGCTTGCCATACAACAACGGCGACAACAACGTCGCGAAGATGACCGCCAACATCCTACGGAGGTTCATGGCCGACGGTCCGGTCGAAGAACTGATCTGA
- a CDS encoding PDC sensor domain-containing protein — protein MTHRSSNQVLAELKSKLVGLTGQVHGLLLQMRDEVIAESSSTPGGRRGRSLDQFKEFVGTLYDSADLPVLGMGFLPVPDDSARIRPQWWYQQPDAAKNKVGMKPLSVAPEPEALDFYDIVATEWWRNAVESNRPVASGPFVDISGTNAYVLTFAQSVRIDGELIGVVAVDVTVSTFQSLCQNDLLDLPRGTSVVNPEGMVLATNIGALLGGVVDMNTVPASRKKPITRTSWVVVTT, from the coding sequence ATGACCCACCGCTCCAGCAATCAGGTGCTCGCGGAACTCAAGAGCAAACTCGTCGGCCTCACAGGTCAGGTCCACGGCTTGCTGTTGCAGATGCGCGACGAGGTGATCGCAGAATCGTCGTCGACGCCGGGTGGACGACGAGGCCGCTCACTCGACCAGTTCAAAGAGTTCGTCGGCACTCTCTACGACTCCGCAGATCTACCGGTCCTCGGGATGGGCTTCTTGCCGGTGCCGGATGATTCGGCGCGGATTCGACCCCAGTGGTGGTACCAGCAACCCGACGCCGCCAAGAACAAGGTCGGCATGAAACCGTTGAGCGTGGCCCCTGAACCGGAGGCCCTCGACTTCTATGACATCGTCGCCACCGAGTGGTGGCGTAACGCCGTGGAGTCCAACCGGCCCGTCGCGTCGGGGCCGTTCGTCGACATCAGCGGAACCAATGCGTATGTACTCACCTTTGCGCAGTCGGTGCGGATAGACGGCGAACTCATCGGCGTCGTCGCCGTGGACGTCACCGTCTCGACGTTCCAATCCCTCTGCCAGAACGACCTGCTCGACCTACCGCGAGGGACAAGCGTGGTCAACCCCGAGGGCATGGTGCTGGCCACGAATATCGGGGCGTTGCTGGGTGGTGTGGTGGACATGAACACGGTGCCGGCCAGTCGCAAGAAACCGATCACCCGTACTTCCTGGGTTGTCGTCACGACTTGA
- a CDS encoding FadR/GntR family transcriptional regulator: MALDPLDTATRSDVVTKRLQHAIALGLLRDGAPLPSEADLAAQLQVSNVTVRASLAELRRQGLIETRRGRGGGSFIKAGTGQDRSILERQLLALNIDEIRDTRDLHVAVSGRAAYLAAIRARGYELSKLTSLAESLGQANTPSERVRADFRFHAELAAATRSAELTRVEVGIMTTLAPLLWIADMEAKEIKNACAQHQAIVAAVIRQDSETARSLAENHIQETLDGLIELRMQLGRIEGDRP; the protein is encoded by the coding sequence GTGGCCCTGGATCCGCTCGATACCGCCACTCGTTCCGACGTAGTGACCAAACGCCTCCAGCACGCCATCGCCTTGGGCCTACTGAGGGATGGCGCACCCCTGCCCAGCGAAGCCGACCTCGCTGCGCAACTGCAGGTCTCGAACGTCACCGTCCGTGCCTCGTTGGCCGAGCTGCGACGACAAGGCCTGATCGAAACCCGGCGCGGACGTGGTGGCGGCAGCTTCATCAAGGCCGGCACCGGCCAGGACCGTTCAATTCTCGAGCGGCAGCTACTGGCCCTCAACATCGACGAAATCCGGGATACCCGCGACCTGCACGTGGCCGTGTCCGGCCGCGCGGCATACCTGGCGGCGATTCGCGCCCGCGGATACGAACTCAGCAAGTTGACATCACTGGCGGAATCGCTCGGACAGGCGAATACTCCCAGCGAGCGGGTGAGGGCAGATTTTCGCTTTCACGCCGAACTCGCTGCGGCAACGAGGTCGGCCGAACTCACTCGTGTCGAGGTGGGCATCATGACTACGCTGGCCCCCCTACTGTGGATTGCAGACATGGAGGCCAAAGAGATCAAGAACGCCTGCGCGCAACACCAAGCCATCGTCGCGGCCGTGATTCGGCAAGACAGCGAGACCGCCAGATCGCTCGCCGAGAACCACATCCAGGAAACACTCGACGGCCTGATCGAGCTTCGCATGCAACTCGGTCGAATCGAGGGCGACCGGCCATGA